A window of Hymenobacter siberiensis genomic DNA:
CGCCCTCATACACTTCCTCCCACTCCACGAACTCGTCGTTGCTGATTTTATCCTGAAAATCCTGAACGGAGATAAAATGGTAGTCCTTGCCTTGCACTTCGGCCCGGCCGCGACGGTCGCGGGTGCAGGCAGAAATGGAAAAGCTAAGTTCCGGCAACCGGTCCATGAGGCGGTGCACGATGGTGGTTTTGCCAGCGCCCGAGGGGGCCGAAAACACAATGATTTTGCCTTGCATCGCGCAAAGCTACCGGTATTAGGCCATTTGCACACCTACGCGAGCCAAAATGGCATCGTGCAGGGTGGCCGGGATGGGCTGCCGGGTTACGCGCTGGTTCAGAAAACCAATAAATACGCGCTGCTTCTCGATGTCGTCGAAGCAAGGCGAGCAGTCCGTGGCGTTGTCGAAGAGGTAATCTTCGTCCTCGGCGGTCAGGGGCTGGCCTTCGATGAGTTGTTCTAGTACAGTGTTCACTCGTTCGCAGTCGGGGCCATTAGCCAAAATGGGGGCCGACGTATTGGTTTCTTTAGTAGCGGATTGGTTCATAATTGAAAATGTAGGAAAGGGGTGAGGAGCAATGCAGTACAAGGCCGGGAATAATGCGCCCTTGTTGAAGACGTTAATTATTCTCGGCCTCGGTTAGTTCCGTTTCATCGTCTATTGCATCATTGCCATATCCCATTGACTGGGCGTATTTCTCCAGCTTATCCTTAAGAAAATTGCGGGCGCGGTGCAGCCGTGAACGCACCGTACCTATCGGAATATCAAGCACTTTAGCCATTTCCTCGTAGGTAAACCCTTCGAGGTCGCAGAGGATGATGACGGTACGAAAATCGACCGGCAAAGAATTTAGCGCGCTGGCAACTTCGTCGCCGATGAGGTCGCGGGTCGACTGCTGGCGCATGTCGGACGAAGAAGCGCCAATTTCGCCTTCGGCCTCCACATCGTCGGGGTTGTAATAGCCCTCAATTTCGCTGTAATCGACCTTGGCGGGCTGCTTGCTTTTCTTACGGAAGTCGTTGATAAACGAATTCTTAAGAATGCGGAATAGCCAAGCCTTGGCATTGGTACCGGCCTCGAAATACTCGAAAAAACGGTACGCCTTGAGGTAGGTTTCCTGCACCAAGTCGTTGGCATCATCCTCATCGAGGGTGAGGCGGTAGGCAAAGTTGTAGAGCGGGTCGAGCACAGGCATTAGCTCGGCCTGAAAACGCCGGTCTTTTTCCTCTTTGCTCAGTTTAACCCGTTCGGGAGAATCGCTCATACACGTGGGCGGGGGAAATTGCAGGCCGAAACCTACGAAGGAATAGGGGATTATGACAATAGAAGCAGGTGAGGCAGCAACTCGACAGTGGGGCTGACCGGGTTAATCCATGCCAATAACCGCTCATTGTGCGACGCTACCCGCAGCCCGGAAAGACCAAAAGTAGCGCAACGCAACGTGCGGCGCATTGCCCGATGTACGGATTGCATCGGCTGCTAGGTTGCGATATGGCAAACAAGCAGCAAATTAACTAGACGAATCAGCCATTGTTCGTCGCCATATAGCATTTATTGCTCGACCAGTAGCGGCGCCCACGCGGCCACCCGCGCCGCCGCCGCCGCCGCCGCAATGGCTCGGATGCAAGTGCAGGCGGCAGGCTGCTGGCGGCAGTCGTCACAATTCGGCTTGTCGAAGACCATGAATTCGGCGTACGGGCCCAATGGGGCCCAGCGGCCGGGGTGCATGGGCCGGATGGGCGGGTACAAGCCCAGCGCGTGGCGGCCCAGCGCGGCGGCCAGATGCAGCGGGCCGGTGCTGCCGGCCACAAGGCCATCGGCGGCGGCAATGAAGGCGATGAACTGCGGCAGGCTGAGCCGGCCAGTGAGGTCGGCAGTGAGGAAGGCGGCATTTTCCTGAAGCCAGGGGGCCAGCTCCTCCCCTTCCGCAGCTGTGCCGGTGATGAAGACGCGGTGGCCGGCGCGGTGCAGCAGCTTGGCGAGCTGGGCGAAGTTATCGAGGCCCCACTCGCGGGCGCTGCCCCGGCTGCGCGGGTGCAGGATGACGTTGAGCTGGCCGGGCTGGCGCTGCTGGAGCAGCTCCTGGAGCGGCGGGGCCAGCGGCTCGGTGGCGCGCAGACGCACCAGCTGGGCCACTTCCTCTGTAGTGGGCGTGGAAGTATCACCGAGGGGCTCCAGCAGCTTCACATTTAGCTGGGCTTCGTGCAGAGGAGAGTGGCGGCGGCTGAGGGCGATGAGCTGGTTGCAGGTGAGCCAGTGCTGCCAGCGGTTGCGGGTGCCGATGCGCAGCGGGATTCTGGCCTTCTGGGCGAGGCGGGCCAGAATTTTATTGGGGAAGACGTGGATGATGGCAGCGGCGGCGTAGGCGCGCAAGGTTTCGAGCTGAGCCGTTACGGATTCTTTAAGCAGCTCATCCAGGTTCAGGAAGTCATCGACCCACGGGCAGGCAGCGGCCATGGGCGCGGTGTAGGTGCGGCCGATGAGCACCACCCGGCAGCCGGGAAACAGCTGCTTGAGCCGGCCACAAACCGGCAGGGTGAGCACCACATCGCCAATGGCGTCGGTGCGGGAGACGAGGAAGGTGAAGGTTTTTTCCGGGCTCATGCTTCGGCTTGTTCGGTGCGGGTTTTCAGCTTGGCGAATTTCAGGAACACGCCCCAGGCCGAGATGCCGGCGATGCACAGGCCGGCAAAGCCATCAAGGAAACCAAGGCGAAAGAAGTAGCCGTGCACGAATTTCCAGAGCGGCTTGAGCAGCAGGTGAAACAGGCTGACGTGGGTACGACCACGCAGGGCCAATTCCTGGGCCGTGATGCTGGTGAACTTGTTGAGCTGGCTGACGTGCTGCGCAATGCTGTGGTAGCTGTAGTGCAGGGCATCGCCGGCGAGTGGGCCGGTAGTCTGGCCGGGGTTTACCTCAAATTTCTCGTGCAGGAGCAGGCCGGTCCAGCGGCCCAGGCGGCGGTCGTAGAGGCGCAACTTGCGGTCGGGGTACCAGCCGCCGTGGCGCACCCAGTGGCCGCAGTAGTTGGTGAGGCGGGCCAGCGAGTAGGCGGCGTGCTGCCAGTCGGCCTTAACGGCGCGGATGGACTGGCGCAGCTCGTCGGTGAGGACTTCGTCGGCATCGAGCTGGAGTACGTGGTCGAATTTCGCCTGGCTGGTGGCGTAGTTTTTCTGTTCGACGTAGCCGGCGAAGGCGTGCTGGATAACGCGACCCCCGTGCTGGCGGCAGATTTCCACAGTAGCATCGGTAGAGAAGGAATCGACCACGAGCACGTCGTCGGCCACGTCGCCCAGGGCCTGGAGGCAGCGGGCAATATTGGCCGCTTCGTTGAAGGTGATGATAACGACAGAGAGAGGGATGGGCATGGGCGGGCAAATATCCGGCGTTTTTGTTGACTGAAGCATGGACCGTTTTTGCAATATTTTCGTACCGCAACCCACCGGGCGTGCGTAACTTGCACCCGAATTCGTTTCTCAACACATGAAAAAAACGCTCCTCCCCGGCCTGTTGGCCGCTGCTCTGCTGTCGCTCACGCTGCCTTCGTGCGGCCCTTCTGCCGCCGAGGGCGACGATGACGTAGCCACCACCGCCCTGCCCCCGCTGCCCGCTGCCCCCGACACCACCCAGGGTGCCAAGCAGCCCGAGCAGATGCGCGAATTGAACTCTGTGAACGCCACGGAAGATATCAAGAAAATGCAGCCGCAGATGTAGACCACGGATTGGCTCGGATTTTAGCGAATTTGGCTACGCCGACCTTCGGTTCACGGATTTTGTGGACGCTGACCTTCGGTTGGGGGCGCGCTGACTCGGGCCATTCATTAGGTTTTCTGCTTTTAATTGATTGGGCCGTTACTGCTGAGGCGGTAGCGGCCCAATTTCTTTTTCTTCTGATTTAATTACCATGGAAAATAACATTGTGCTGCGCCGGGGCGTGGAAGCCGATTTGCCGCAGGTGCTGGGCCTGATTCAGGAGCTGGCCGAATATGAGAAAGCACCGGAGGCCGTGACCAACACGCTGGTGGCCATGCAGCGCGATGGGTTTGGGCCGGACCCCATCTTCGGCTTTTTCGTACTGGAAAATGAGAGGGCCGAAATCATCGGGCTGGCGCTGTTTTACACGGCCTACTCTACCTGGAAGGGCCGGATGCTGTACCTCGAAGACCTGGTGGTGACGGAGGCGGGCCGGCGCGGCGGCCTGGGCCGGCTGTTGTTCGATGCCGTGGTGGCCGAAGCCCGCGCCACCGGCGCCGTGCGGATGAAATGGCAGGTACTGAACTGGAATGAGCCCGCCATCGGCTTTTACAAAAAGCTGGGCGCGACCATTGAGGACGAATGGCTAAATGGCAACCTGGACGAGGCCCAGCTAGGGCGCTACGAGGTGGCGGCGGTGGCCACGGCTGCAGCCGCACCGGCTACGGGGCGCAGCTTGTAGCTGCTGTAGCGGCAAAGGCTGGCGGTACTCTACCCTACTATTTTTCAGGTACAAAAACGGGGCAGCCCGACCTTTGGGGTTACGACACCACCAAAAACCCGTTCTGCCCCGTGAAGCAACACTTCGCCGCTAAAATTACGACGCTTTTGCAGCAGGCCCCGTTTGTGGGCCACTTGTCCCGCCAAAAGTTTGTGGGCCAGTTTATTCTTGGCCTGATAAAGAGCCGCAACGTGCAATTCGGCGAGGTGGCCCAGCACCTCAATGACGCGGCCAAGCCCGCCTCGAACGAAACGCGCATTCAGGACTTTTTCCGCGAAGTAGACCTCAATTACGTACTGGTGGCCAGGATTTTACTGAGTTTGTTGCCTGCGCAGGGCAAGCTGCGCTTATGCCTCGACCGCACGGAGTGGGACTTCGGCCAGTGCCAAGTGAACATCCTGCTCGTCACCGTCGGCACGGGCGAGGTCCACGTGCCCCTTTATTGGCACCTGCTCGACAACCGCAGCGGCAACTCCAACGCCGCCGACCGCATCGCGGTGCTCGAAAAGTGCCTGGCCTTGCTGGGCAAAGACCGCATCGGCCTGGTCGTGGGCGACCGGGAATTTGTCGGCCATGCGTGGTTCAAGTGGCTCAAAGACAATGGGCTTAATTTTGTCATGCGCCTGCCCAAGCACCACTGCCTGACCCACGCCGACGGCCGGCGGCAGGCCGTGGCCGACCTGGGCCTGGTGCCGGGGCAGGTGCGCCGCTTCGCCCACGTGCAGGTCGACGGAGTCTGGGGGCAGGTCTGGGTCAAGGCCGTGGCGGCGGACGCGTTTGTCTTCCTGTTTGCCACGGCCGGTCTGAACCACCTCGAGCAACTCTATGCCAAGCGCTGGACGATTGAGCAATGCTTTCAAAATCTGAAAGGGCGGGGCTTTAACCTGGAAGCCACCCACTTGCGCTGTTTCCAAAAGCTGCGCAAGCTCGTGGCCCTGGTCAGCCTGGCCTACGCGTTTTGTCTGGGCGTGGGCGCGGCCGCCCACGGCGGCCGCCAGCCCATTGCCCGCAAAAACCACGGCTACCGGGCCGCCAGCCTGAGCCGCCACGGCCTCAATCTGCTCCGCCAACTCGCCCGCCCGCTGACCCTGCCCGAGGACCCATTGGCCCGCTTGGTTGAAACGCTACTGAACTGGATTACGAGGCAACTTGCTAAAAATCAATTACTAAAAATAGTAGGGTAGAGTAGTTGGCGGTTATCCTCAACAACCTAGAGCCGGGTGAACTTCTGGCTGCCAGTGCGGCCTTGCGCATCCTGCCAGCGCAATACATACAGGCCGGGCTGCGTAGCGGGCAGATTTAGGGTGAGCACGTTCAGGCCAACAGGTACGCTGAGGGCGGTGGCCATGATGCGGCGGCCCAGCATGTCATACACCCAGAAAATTACCGTGCCATCGGCGGAGGCGGGATATTGGAGGCGTAGCCGGGAGTCCGTCACCGGGTTGGGGAAGATGCTGACGCTGGCGCTTTCCGAGCTTATGACTACGGGAACAGCGTTGTCGAGTGAGCCATCGGGGCGCTGCAGGCGGAGGCGGTAGTAGTGCAGGCCGGTGAGTGGCTGGGCATCTACGTACTGGTACTGACTGGCGGGGGGGCGCGGGGCGATGGTGGCCAGCGGCGTCCAAGCGGTGGTATCGCCGCTCAGGCTGCGCTCCACCACGAAGCGGCTCAGGAAGCACTCGTCGCGGGTGGCCCAGCTGAGAGTGGCGCCGGTGCCGGCAGTGTACTGCCCGGTGAGGCCGGTGAGGGGAGCGGGCAGCAGGGCCGGGCCGCTGCAGCCCAGGTTGCGAAAGCTGCGCACCCGCAGCACCTGCCGCCCACCGGCCACTTCGCTGAGGGGGTTCAACGAACGGGTGGTTTGACCAAGCGCCAGGGCGTAGTGCATGATGGCGCGGGGCAGGTTGAGGTGGTTGAGCTGCTGGGCGTGGCCCAGCTCGTGCACGGCCACCGACTCAAAATCGACCTGGTTGATGGCGGCCGGCAACGGACCAAACTGGAAGGGCGAGGCATCGTCGAACTGCATATCGATTTCCTTCACCCAGAATATTACCTCGCCATTCGGCGCGTAGCAGCCTTTGTAGTAGCTGGTGGTGCGGCCCAGAACGCGGGCGGGCAGCTCGGCCCCCTGGTCGAAGGCAACGACGTTCTGGCCGTCGTCGGCGATGGTGTTGGTGGCGCTGGCGGGGCCCACTTCCCAGTTCATGCCCGTCTGGCAGCGCCAGGTGGCCAGGGCGCGCTGCCAAGCCGCAGCCGGCGTGGCCGTGAAGTTGGGCCCGAAGCGGAAGGTGATGCCCCCGGTGGCATTGAGGGCAATGTGGTTCGGGCGCTGGAGCAGCTTGCCATCGGTGCTCTCCACGTTGGTGAGGGCGTAGACGATGGTAACGGCACTACTGCTTTCGACATTGAGCTGGTCGGAAGTGGTGACGCGCACCGGGCCGGAGCCGGCAGGGTGGCCGCTGCTCACCGGGCTGCCGCCGCTGGCCGTGGAAGGCACCCGCACCTGAATCTGGTTGTTGGTCCAGCTGAGGTAATCGTCGTCGCGGGCTTTCACGCGGGTCGCACCGCCATCGTCGGCATTCCTGAATTCAACAAAGCCACTGCCCCGGGTGCTGCCAAAGCCGTCGCCGGTGATGGTGAGCACCGCCCCGGTACCCGCCGTGAGGCTGGTGGGTGCAAAGCCCGCAATGGTAGGGGCCGCCGTGCCCCGCTGCGCGGGCGCCGCCGCCTGGGCCAGCGCCGGGTTGGCCTGCAACACCTGGCGCGCCTGCCCCGTGAGCTGGGCTATTTCCTGATAAAAGCCCGCATCCAGCGCCTTGTAAACACGAAAGGGCTCGGAGGCGGTGCCCTCAGTGGGGTTGAATTGGATGAAACCCTGCTCGCTGCCCACTGGGGTGAAGGCGGCGGGGCCAACGACCGGAAGGCCCGGCCAGGGCGCGGGCATCAGGAAGAAAACGCCCTGCTGGCCGGGCGTGAGCTGCAGGGTATTGGTCAGGATTTGCTGGTCGAGCCCCAGCCGGCCGCCTTCGGTGAGGACGGTGAGGCCGGTGGTATCGGCTACCGGGCCTTTCAGCAGCGAAAAGACCCGTAGCCGGTGCCGGGTGAAGAGGTGCCGGTGGCCGGCATCCCAGAAGCTGCGGGCGTCGAGTACCTGCGCTTCAACTACCAGGGCCGACTGCCGGGCGCGGCGGGCCGGCTCCAGGGGCAGCATCAGGCAGCGGGTTTCGGCGGGCACCGGGGCCTGGGCCAGTGCCGGGCCGGCTCCCGCTATCAGCAGCCCCAATGTACTCGCCCACTTGCGGCTCACGAAACGAAGAAATGGTAGTGCAGCAGGCATAAGCAAGGAAAAAAACGAGTGCTGCCGAAGATACGGCAAACCGGGATGAAGGGCCTTAGTGCCTGGCCCAACAAGTTGGCTGCCGGCTGTTCGGATGGCAGCTTAGTACCCACGCCGGGCTTCGGCCAGCTCGCGGGCGAACCGGTGGTTCTGGCGGTACTGGCGCACATCGCGCCAGATGACGCCCACAAACACGTTGAGGCGGTAGCTGAAGTACATGCCGTCGAAATCGTCCTCATAATCAACTTCAAGCACCGATTTGCGGTAGCCCACGCTGCCGCTCACCCCCACCCAGCGAAACGGCTTGACCAAGATGGAAAGCCCGGCCTCGACGGGCACAAACAGGCCCCGGTGGTCGGTAGTGGTGGAGCCGCTTTGGTTGGTAATGGTGTAGTGGCTGCGGCCCAGGCCCACTTCCAGCGGCAGGCTGATTTCGAGCCAGGGCCGCTGGAAGAAAATATAGCTCACGTTGGGCGTGAAGTACGTGAGGCCGAGCTGAGGCGTGAGGGTATCGGTGATTTTCTTGGTACGCTTGCCGTTTCGGTATTGGTAGATATAGAGCGCGGCATAGTCACGGCTGAGGGTGTAGCCGCCCAGGCCCAACCGCCAGCGCCGGCCGGGCAGCAGCACCCCGGCATTGACCCCAATGATGTGCACGGCCGACGACTGCACGAAGGACTCGCGGTTATCGAGCGAAATCACAAAGCCCACCCGGCGGCGCGGGGCCACGGGGGCCGGGCAAGGCGGTCCCGCCTCCGTGGCTCCGGCCGAATCGGCGGCGGGCCGGGTCTGGGCGGCTCCCACCAAGGCATTCAGCAGCAGGGCAACCAGCAAGCTGGCCCCGATGTAACGAGTCATAGTAAAGTAGTAGCAGTGGCGCAATCGGGCTAAAGCTAAGCCATTAACGTGAGCTACGCATGATAGCCGACAACAAAGACAGAGGCCGGCGCTGGCAGTTTAACTAGCCGGGCTGGCTGGCGCGGACTGGGGCAGCCACTGGGGCGAGCCGCCGGCCACGGCGGGCCAGCCGTCGGCAGTGTAGTCCAGGCGGGCCAGAATGAGCACACGGCGCGAGTAGCCCTCCGAATCGTCGATGGCGTCGAAGGTGGGCTGGCGGGGGTCGATGGCGTGGCAGGCCAGCCAGTCCTGGCCGGCGGCATCGGTCACCACGCAGTTGTGGCCGGGGGCATGCCAGTGGGCATTGGCGGCAAGCAAGGCGGCGTGGGGATTGGCGGTGGCGGCGGCGTAGGCTTCGAAGGGGCCGGTGGCGTGGCGGGCGCGGGCCACCAGCACGGCGTAGTGGGCGTGCGGGCCGCAGCAGTTGTCCCCCGAAAAAAACAGGTAGTACCAGCCGGCGCGGTAGTGCACCCAGGCCCCTTCGATGAGGCGGTGGTAGTTGGCGGGGTCGTCGGAAGCGCTGGGGTGCAGCACGGCCACGGCCTCGCTGCCGGGGGCGAAGCGCAGGCGGTCGGGGGCCAGCTCGCGCACCCAGATGGGGCCGAACCCCGAGCCCCAGTACAGCAGCCGCCGGCCGGTGGCAGGGTCATCAAACGCCATGGGGTCGATGCAGGTGAAGCCGGGGCCGGGCAACATGGGCCGGGCACAGTCTACGAACGGGCCAGCGGGCGCATCGGCCACGGCCACGGCCAGGCTGAAGTAGTCGGCGCCATCGGGCCGGGACGAGTAGTACAGATAATAGCGCCCGCCGTGCTCGCTCACGTGCGGAGCCCATATTTTCTGGCTTTCGGTGGCCCAGACGGGCTTTTCGGGCAGGCCTTCGCCGAGGTATTCCCAAGCCACCAAATCGCGGGAGCGGGCCACTTGCAGGTTGATAATGAGGCCGGCGCGCTTGGTTTGGGTACCATAGGCGTAGTACCAGCCATCGGCGGCGCGAATAATGGTGGGGTCCGGAAAGTTGTCGTCGAGGACGGGATTGGTGAACATGGCGGCTTTAATTAAGAGTTAAGAGTTTCAATCATAACGTTCCTCGTAACTCTTAACTCTTAATTCCTAACTCCCCTATTGCTCCCGCTGCTGCTGCAGCCACAGGTAGGCCGAGGCAACATCATCGAAAGTGCCTACTGATGGGGTAGTAATGGGATATATCCGCTCTTCGGTGGCGTGGCGGGCCTGTAGGCTTAGGGGCAGCACCCAGGCAAAGTAGCGCAGGCCGGCGGTCTGCATCTCTTCCAGCCACCGCGCACCCCAGTGAGTGCGTTGCATGTGTACGGCAAGGATATTGGTGCCGTCGGTCAGGATTTTCTGGCAGGGCCACTGGCGCAGGCTGGCCAACATCTGCTCGCAGGCGGCCTGGGCCAGGGAGGCATCGTAGCTGCCGCGCAGGTCCACGTAGAGCCAGCGGTTCGGCTCATCGTGACCGATGAACAGGGTGGGAGAATCGAAAACAGTTTGCATGGATAGGCGGAGCGCGGGGCTGGCAACGACCTTTTGCGCACTCAAAGAACGACACATAAGCCTTCCCGGTCCTGGATTCTGCCTTCTTACTCGCGGGCACAAATACTTTGCCGGCCGCGCATTCATCTGCTGCGGCCGGGCACTAGCTTTGTGGTTCTGCTTGCGCCGGAAGGTGCCCGAAAACCCGGCAAACCGCTTGCTCTCGCCTCACTCCCACCCTGTTCGCTGATGTTCAAAAAAAGTGTTGCCCTCCTGGCGCTGTTGTGTGCGCCGTTTAGCCTGTTGGCCTGGGGCGTGGTAGGCCACCGGGCCGTGGCCAAAATTGCCGAAAACTACCTCTCTTCCACGGCCAGGCGCGAAGTAGCCCGCATCCTGGGCCACGAAACCATGCCGTTGGTAAGCACCTGGGCCGATGAGCTGCGCTCGGACCCGCAGTTCCGCGACACGGCACCCTGGCACTACCTCAACGTGCCCGTGGGCCTCGATTTTGCCGCCTTTGTGAAGCAGCTGAACGACCCCGCCCTGGCCGCCCCCGCCGCGCCCACCAACGCCTACACGGCCCTGCTGCAAGCCCGCCGCGACCTGAAAGACCCCAAGAAAACCGCCGAGGAAAAGCTCGTGGCCCTCAAGTTTGTGGTTCACCTGGTGGGCGATGTGCACCAGCCCCTGCACGTAGGCCACGCCGAAGACAAAGGCGGCAACAGCATCATGGTGAACTGGCGCGCCAAGGACGATACCAACCTGCACAGCGTGTGGGATACCGCCCTGGTAGAATACCCCGGCTTCACCTATAGCGAAATGGCCACGGCCTACGACCACGCCACGCCCGCCCAAATCAAGCAGTGGCAGAGGGACGACATGACGACCTGGCTTTTCGAGTCGTACCAGCTCTGCACGCCCATCTACGCCAGCGCGGCCGTTTCGCCCACCAAGCTCGACTGGCACTTCTACCCCACCTTCGGCCCCACCGTGGAGCAGCAGGTGCTGAAAGCCGGCATCCGCCTGGCTGGTGTGCTCAACGAGGTATTCGACAAGTAAGCCGGCACCTTCCAACGCTCATTTCTGAAGCCCCGGCCCCACCAGCGCCGAGGCTCTTTTTAGGGGGCATTTTTTGCGCCCCGACGTGACTCCGCCCCTTGTACTACTGGCTTTGCTACCGGTATGCCGCCCTGCCGGATACGACCTGGCGGGGGCTACCGCTTAGGAGTCCATAACCGGTATTGGAGTTGTTTAGAAAGTCACAAAAGGTACTCAAACGGTCATACTGCGCTGCCCTCTGCATGACCGTTCGGGGACTTTCTAAACAGCTTCATTATCAAAATAGTAGGTTCAGCACCTGTTTTTCCTGAAATTATTCGTAGCGTGTCGACCTTTTTTCAGCTGTCTATCAGCGATGTATCAGGGCAATTACTACAGTATGATGTTTTTGATGACGAATTCTTAAAACAGTTGATGAAAAAATGCAGGATATTGCATGCGCAATCGATTTGCCTGCACTATGCAAGTTGAGTAAAGATTGCAGCACTCTCAATAGTCATATTTCTCTGTTACCCTTTTTCATGATAGAATCTTACAATCGAAAAACCTGGGCGAGCCGTTTGCAGAAGGCTGGTTTAGCTATATTGGTGGCGGGTGGGGCCGCTGGAGCCGCACAAGCGCAGGCGCTGAACTATACGCCCAGCACGGCCGTGAACGTGGCCGGCACTTATACCGACCTGGGCACCACCGGTACGGCCATTGCCACGGCCAACACCGACGATGACAACTCGGCGGCGCAGGCCATTGGGTTCAGCTTCAACTTCAATGGCATCGCGTTCACGCAGTTTGTGCTGAACACGAACGGTCTGATTCGGCTGGGCAGCGCAGCGCCTTCGTCGGTGGCAGCCTTTCCACCGTTTGCTCAAACGCCGGAATCCGGCCCGATTTCCGGCACCAACGCGGCAGATATCAACCTGATTGCACCGTTCAACCTGGACCTGGGCCCCGGCACCGCCGGCGGCACCGAGTACCGCGTGGTTACCACCGGCACAGCCCCCAACCGGGTGTGCACCATTCAGTGGAAAAACGTGGCCGACAAGCCCCAGGCCGCTTCTTCGACCATTGCGACAGTTATCGCCACGCAGTTCGATAACTTTTCCTTCCAGGTAAAGCTCTACGAAACCACCAATAACGTGGAGTTTGTGTACGGTACTGCCATGGCCAGCACCGGCGTATCGAATATCAAATACGCGGCCATTGGCATCAAGGGCGCGGTACCGGCATCGTCGGTATTGGCCACCAAGCCGTCTACGGGGCTCTGGTCGGCGGCCACCTTTATTGTGGGCCCTTACCTGGCATCGAGCGCGGGCAACGCCCACAACGTCCGTCAAACGGCTTTGCCGGATGTGGGCCGCACCTACCGCTTCGCGCCTACGCCGACCAGCGATGCAGCGGTATCGGTTATTTATACGCTGGGCAAAATAGCCAGCCCGGATGCGCTGCCGCACGCCGTGCGGGCCGTGGTGACCAATGCCGGCGTCTCGGCGCAGACCAACCTCGACGTGACGCTGAACGTGACCGGGGCCAACACCTTCACCGATACCAAGCGCGTGGCCTCGCTGGCGGCGGGCGCTTCCACTACGGTTACGTTTGCCAGCTACCCGGCCACGCTCGCGGCGGGCACCAACACGATTACCGTAACCGTGCCGGCCGATGGCAACAACACCAACAACACCGCCACCTACGGCCAGCTGGTAACGGCCAACCGCGTGTCGTATACCGACCAGGCAGCTGCGGCTACGGGAGGCATTGGCCTCGGCAACGCCATTCTGGCTTCGAAGTACACGCTGCCGGCGGCCACCACCATTGGCGATGTGGTGCTAACCTTTGCCCCGGCCGCCGGCACGACGACCAACACGGCTCCGTACCAGCTGGTTATCTATGATGCTTCGGCCCCAGGGGGCCTGCCCGGCGCGCTGCTCTACACCTCGCCCACGCAGAACCGTACCACCGCCGGCGGCACCGTTACGCTAACGGTACCCAACATCGCCGTACCAACCAGCTTTTTTGTGGGTGTGAAAGAAACCAGCGCCACCAACATGTCGCTTTCTTACCAGCTTGAGGCCCCCATTCGCCCCGGCACGTTCTTCTACCTGCCGGGCGGCACGGCCACCTGGCTCGATTTCGCCCCCAACAACTCGTTCCGCTTTGCGATTGAGTTTGGCACCATCAC
This region includes:
- a CDS encoding IS4 family transposase → MKQHFAAKITTLLQQAPFVGHLSRQKFVGQFILGLIKSRNVQFGEVAQHLNDAAKPASNETRIQDFFREVDLNYVLVARILLSLLPAQGKLRLCLDRTEWDFGQCQVNILLVTVGTGEVHVPLYWHLLDNRSGNSNAADRIAVLEKCLALLGKDRIGLVVGDREFVGHAWFKWLKDNGLNFVMRLPKHHCLTHADGRRQAVADLGLVPGQVRRFAHVQVDGVWGQVWVKAVAADAFVFLFATAGLNHLEQLYAKRWTIEQCFQNLKGRGFNLEATHLRCFQKLRKLVALVSLAYAFCLGVGAAAHGGRQPIARKNHGYRAASLSRHGLNLLRQLARPLTLPEDPLARLVETLLNWITRQLAKNQLLKIVG
- a CDS encoding glycosyltransferase family 9 protein yields the protein MSPEKTFTFLVSRTDAIGDVVLTLPVCGRLKQLFPGCRVVLIGRTYTAPMAAACPWVDDFLNLDELLKESVTAQLETLRAYAAAAIIHVFPNKILARLAQKARIPLRIGTRNRWQHWLTCNQLIALSRRHSPLHEAQLNVKLLEPLGDTSTPTTEEVAQLVRLRATEPLAPPLQELLQQRQPGQLNVILHPRSRGSAREWGLDNFAQLAKLLHRAGHRVFITGTAAEGEELAPWLQENAAFLTADLTGRLSLPQFIAFIAAADGLVAGSTGPLHLAAALGRHALGLYPPIRPMHPGRWAPLGPYAEFMVFDKPNCDDCRQQPAACTCIRAIAAAAAAARVAAWAPLLVEQ
- a CDS encoding GNAT family N-acetyltransferase; amino-acid sequence: MENNIVLRRGVEADLPQVLGLIQELAEYEKAPEAVTNTLVAMQRDGFGPDPIFGFFVLENERAEIIGLALFYTAYSTWKGRMLYLEDLVVTEAGRRGGLGRLLFDAVVAEARATGAVRMKWQVLNWNEPAIGFYKKLGATIEDEWLNGNLDEAQLGRYEVAAVATAAAAPATGRSL
- a CDS encoding sigma-70 family RNA polymerase sigma factor, with the protein product MSDSPERVKLSKEEKDRRFQAELMPVLDPLYNFAYRLTLDEDDANDLVQETYLKAYRFFEYFEAGTNAKAWLFRILKNSFINDFRKKSKQPAKVDYSEIEGYYNPDDVEAEGEIGASSSDMRQQSTRDLIGDEVASALNSLPVDFRTVIILCDLEGFTYEEMAKVLDIPIGTVRSRLHRARNFLKDKLEKYAQSMGYGNDAIDDETELTEAENN
- a CDS encoding T9SS type A sorting domain-containing protein; translation: MPAALPFLRFVSRKWASTLGLLIAGAGPALAQAPVPAETRCLMLPLEPARRARQSALVVEAQVLDARSFWDAGHRHLFTRHRLRVFSLLKGPVADTTGLTVLTEGGRLGLDQQILTNTLQLTPGQQGVFFLMPAPWPGLPVVGPAAFTPVGSEQGFIQFNPTEGTASEPFRVYKALDAGFYQEIAQLTGQARQVLQANPALAQAAAPAQRGTAAPTIAGFAPTSLTAGTGAVLTITGDGFGSTRGSGFVEFRNADDGGATRVKARDDDYLSWTNNQIQVRVPSTASGGSPVSSGHPAGSGPVRVTTSDQLNVESSSAVTIVYALTNVESTDGKLLQRPNHIALNATGGITFRFGPNFTATPAAAWQRALATWRCQTGMNWEVGPASATNTIADDGQNVVAFDQGAELPARVLGRTTSYYKGCYAPNGEVIFWVKEIDMQFDDASPFQFGPLPAAINQVDFESVAVHELGHAQQLNHLNLPRAIMHYALALGQTTRSLNPLSEVAGGRQVLRVRSFRNLGCSGPALLPAPLTGLTGQYTAGTGATLSWATRDECFLSRFVVERSLSGDTTAWTPLATIAPRPPASQYQYVDAQPLTGLHYYRLRLQRPDGSLDNAVPVVISSESASVSIFPNPVTDSRLRLQYPASADGTVIFWVYDMLGRRIMATALSVPVGLNVLTLNLPATQPGLYVLRWQDAQGRTGSQKFTRL
- a CDS encoding glycosyltransferase family 2 protein, yielding MPIPLSVVIITFNEAANIARCLQALGDVADDVLVVDSFSTDATVEICRQHGGRVIQHAFAGYVEQKNYATSQAKFDHVLQLDADEVLTDELRQSIRAVKADWQHAAYSLARLTNYCGHWVRHGGWYPDRKLRLYDRRLGRWTGLLLHEKFEVNPGQTTGPLAGDALHYSYHSIAQHVSQLNKFTSITAQELALRGRTHVSLFHLLLKPLWKFVHGYFFRLGFLDGFAGLCIAGISAWGVFLKFAKLKTRTEQAEA